One Panthera uncia isolate 11264 unplaced genomic scaffold, Puncia_PCG_1.0 HiC_scaffold_900, whole genome shotgun sequence DNA segment encodes these proteins:
- the LOC125918497 gene encoding myelin transcription factor 1-like protein, with product MSGAGVTEVLWEHGAHPCRRSSWITTMESSLKTIEEENKVIEQQNESLLHELANLSQSLIHSLANIQLPHMDPINEQNFDAYVTTLTDMYTNQDRYQSPENKALLENIKQAVRGIQV from the exons ATGAGCGGTGCAGGAGTAACCGAGGTCTTGTGGGAACACGGTGCGCATCCCTGCAGGAGATCCTCGTGG ATCACCACGATGGAGAGCAGCCTGAAGACCATTGAAGAGGAGAACAAAGTAATCGAGCAGCAGAATGAGTCTCTCCTGCACGAGCTGGCCAACCTGAGCCAGTCCCTGATCCACAGCCTAGCCAACATCCAGCTGCCGCACATG GATCCAATCAATGAACAAAATTTTGATGCATACGTGACTACTTTGACGGACATGTATACAAATCAAGATCGTTATCAGAGCCCAGAAAATAAAGCCCTACTGGAAAATATAAAGCAAGCTGTAAGAGGAATTCAGGTCTGA